The sequence CTCCGCCGGGACATTCCGCGCTTCGGCTCGTCGGCGGAACAGTCGGACTTCATCGACGCTGTACGCCGCGAGGTGGCCGACATGATGGCGGACCCCCGCCTCGTGGAGCGGTGGGCGGAGTCGATCGACACGACGGATCTGGGCCACGCGATTCCGTCCCTGCCCTACGTGGGCGAACTCCCCGCACGGGGGGAGATCGCGGTCAAGCTCACCACTCCGAGGGGCCGCCTGACGGCGAACCGCGAACAGGGCACGGTCACCTTCTCTGCGGCCGGTACGGCTTGGGACTTCGCCGAGTCCGCCGCGCCCGCGCTGGGCACGCTGCTGACCAACCAGCCGACCACGCTCGGCGAACTCGCCGACTCCGCCGGGCTTGAGGTCAAGGAGGTGGCCGAACTGGTCTCCGTCCTCATCGACGGCCACGCCGTCGCAGTCGTGGGGACGGCGCTGTGACCGCCGCGCTCTGCCTGGGGACATACCGCGTGCGTGCCGTCAGTCGGGCGGCACGCACCGCCCTGGCGGCCGGTAGTCCCTGGGTGGACACGGCACCCAACTACGCCCGTGGTCGGGCGCATGAGAAACTGCGCCCGGTCCTCGGGGAGTACCCGACCGTGCGGGTAGCCACGAAGTCGGGGTTCTTCACGGAGGAGCAGGGCCGTGCCGCCCTGGCTGAGGGCGTGCTCGCCCGGGAAGAGGCGGCCGGTAGGCACAGCCTTGAGCGGGGCTTCGTCCGCTGGCAGACGGAGCGGTCGTTGGCCGCGCTCGGGCGCGTGGACCTGGTGTTCGTGCACAACCCGGAGCACCACGGGCACGGCCTTGACCGTGCCGCTCTGCACGGGCGGGTGCGGCAAGCCTTCACGGCGCTGGAAGAGTTCGCCCACGCGGGCAGGATCGGCGGGTACGGCGTTGCCACCTGGTCGGGCCTGGCCTCCGGAGCGCTCAGCGTGCCCGAGTTGCTCACGCTCGCCCGGCAGGCGGCCGGTTCCGCCGAGCACCACTTCACGGGCTTGCAGATGCCCGTCAGCCTGATCATGGATGCCCCGATCACACAGGCCCTGAACGGCGGCGGACCACTGGTGCAGGCGAAGGACGCGGGGCTGATCACCTTCGGCTCCGCTCCCCTGCACGGGGGCGAACTCCTCGACGCCATGACACCCGAACTGGTGAACCTCATCCGCCCCGGCCTGTCGGCCGCAGCCGCTGCCCTGCTGTCCGTTGGCTCGTGCCCCGGCCTCGATGTCGTCCTCACCTCCACGAGCACCCGCGAGCACTGGGACGATGTGGCCAAGGCTCTGGCTGCGCCGCTGACGGCCCAGGAGCTCAGGAGGGTGACGGATGAACTCGCCGGTGAATGAGGATGTGCAGGCCCTGATGGAGGCCGCCCACGACCGGGCGGCCAAGGCACTGGGCCTCACCTGCACGGGGCCGCTGGCGTGGGGCTTCCTCGGTGTCACTCTCGGACGCCGAGCGGGGGACCGGTGGCTACGGGTCAGCCGGACGGCGAAGAGGAACGCGGGCAGGAAGGCGGGGGAAGGCATCGTCGGGGCCTCGGAACTGGTGCCTGACGGCGTGCCCCGCCCCCGCCTGTACGGGGTGCACGACTGGACTGACGGCGAGTGGGCTTTCGAGGCGGAAGTCCTGGACTACCTCACGCAACCGGTGGTGTCCCCGGACCGGGCCGACATCGACCACGACCCCGGGTTGCCTGACGAGTGGTGGGCGGACCTTCGCCAAGCCCTTGCCCTGCTTGCTGAAGCGGAGGGTGCGAAGACGACCGTCCGGGACGGGTGGATCGAACGGGCCTTCCCCCAGTTCCTTGGCATCCCGGCCCCCGCCAGGGTGAAGCGGGTGACCGGTCACGGTGACCTGCACTGGGGCAACCTCACCACCGCGCCCCTGTGCCTGCTGGACTGGGAGCGGTGGGGCCTCGTGCCGTTCGGCTACGACGTGGGACTCCTCCACGCCAACAGCCTGCTTGTCCCTGACGTAGCCGCCCGCATCCGCAAGGAATTCGCGTCGACACTCGACACCCCCGCCGGCCGAATCGGGGAACTCGCGACCCTGGCCGAGATGCTGCAAGCCGTAGCCCGTGGCTGGTACCCGGACCTTGCGCCCCGCCTGGTTGCCCGAGCGGAGGCGCTCACCGGAGTGCGCCCGCCCGTTCCTGTGCACTCCGAGGTGAGCGCCTGACTGCGCCCCTGTGCGCCTGTCTCAGGCGCTCTCACCGATATGCCGGTAGAGGGTGGCTCGGGAGATCCCCAGCGCCTTGGCGATGGCGGTGACGCTCTCTCCCTTGGCGTGCCGGGCACGGGCTGCGGCTAGCTTGTCGTCGTCCACGACGGTGGGGCGTCCCCCGTGGTTGCCCTTGCGGGCCGCAGCATCAAGACCTTCCAAGGTCTTCTCCCGGATGCCCTCCCGCTCGACTTCCGCACTGACGGCGAGTACGGCGAAGACGATGGCGCCCGCCCCGTTCGGGTCGTACACCCCCGTGAGGGGACCGGAGAGGAGTTCCAGTTGGATGCCGTCCGCTTGGAGGGTGGCGGACAGGGACATCAACTCTGCCGCGTTGCGGGCGAGTCGCTTCATCTCGACCACGGTGAGGATGACGGCTTGCCCGGGTGCGGCCTGCCTGATCTCCCTTGCGAGGGTGAGGGCCTTCTCCAGCTCGGGCCGCTCCTTCACGCGGGTACTGATCTTCTCGGAGAACACACGGGTGCACTGGGCCCCGGCAAGGGCGTCCAACTGGGACTGGAGTTCCTGACCCACCGTGGAGCACCGGGCGTAGCCGAGCCGGATCGCTGCGCCCGGCTTCCCTTCGGGCGCCTGTGCCACGGGTGCGCCCTGTGTCCACGCCTTGCCAGGCTGCCTGTCGGCCGGGGTCTTCACGGTGAGTTCCGCCTTCAAGGCGGGCACGAGGGCGAAGCGCCCCGTGTGGTAGCTGGCTGCCACCTTGCCCGCGCCGGTACGGCAGGGGCTTCCTGCGGGGGCCTGGCACTTGGGGCAGTCGTGGCGCTCGACCTGTTCGGCCGGGGTGATCTTCTTCGGCATGGCCAGACCGTCTCAAAAACGTGTCTTGAAAGCCAGCGCCGAGCGGGATCTTTTGAGACGAGTTTCGAGACGGCGAGAGCGGAGCGAAACGGACACGGCTCGACGGCTATCGAGTCGTCTCACTAACGATGGTTTATGAGATGCCCTGTCCTGTCGTCCTGGTGGGCGCTGCCGCGCTCCACTGAAAGCCTGACGTGCCTGCCACGGCAGGGCGCTGTGCGCCTGCTTCGCGGCCTGCTGTCGGAGGCTGGACGCTCGCCTGACTCCCGCCCTGCCAGGTGCTCAGCGTGGCGCACAGCCGTTCGCCTGACAGGGGAGGCGGGCGCGTCGGCGGAGAGAGGGGCGACGGCGAAGGGGTGGGGGTATGACCCCCGAAGGGGGCAGGCTCGAACCGCCACGTCTTAGCAGCTCGGAATCTGCCACGGTTCCAAGGGCCGCCAGGGCAACGGCGAAGAGAAGCACAAGAGGAAACCCACAGGTCAGGGCCAGGGTAAGGCTCCAGCCGGCGGGGTGAGCCTGCACAAGACTGGAGGCTCACGAGGCTTGGCGTAAGTGGCTTCGCTCTGTGGCGGCGGAGCCGCCCCCCCTCCCTGGTGACTCTTCCGCCGGTGCCCTGACCTGGGGGCACTGCCGCGCCCCACATCCGTTCGCCGTTGCGTCGTGAGTGGAAGGCGCTTTGGCCACTCGGCCCCGTAAGGGGCCCAGGCTTCCAGACGTTGCAGGACTGTACGCCTACTGAGATAGATAAAGAGCAGCCGAACGTTCCCGCAGGTCATGGCATGTATGGCAACACGCGGCATGTGTTCTTGCGTCACGTCCGGGATGTAGGTTCAAGGTGTTCGTACACCTGTCGCATGTAGCCCAGGCGGGATTAAGCGGAGTGTGCCCAAGGGATGGCGTCCCAGTGCACGTGACACCCACGTCCTCCCCGCCCGCCTTTTTGGAAGCGATGATGCGGCAAGGTCAGGCAACGGACGGTTGAGTTCCGTCCGACGAGATCCAGGGACCTCGCCCGGCCGACCGCGTTGGTGACGCTCTGCGCGGAGGGAAGCCCTCCCTCCCTACCGACGAGGACGCGGGCCAGCTCGCCCATTCGGAACTCGGCGTGACCGCTCTGGTTCGCTCTCCAAAGGGCAGCGAAGTACACGCGGTAGTCGAGCTGGTGCCGGTGATCCCGCGCCATGAGTTCGCACTCCGCCTGGGAGAGACCGCCCCACTCGACACCGGGGCCGAAGTCGATACGCACTGAGATGTGGTCCTTCCTGTGCGGCGCACACGTGTGCGCCAGTGGTCCCCGCCGGGCGGCGGGCCATGTGCCTCCCTTCGCGAGGCGGTGGGCGGGGTCCGGTTATGCGGCGACCAGGCACTCCCGGTCGATCCAGCGGTCCACGTCCGCCGCTCGGGGCCAAGTCGGTGCGCCACGTGCACAACATCCTGTCCGGCGCACTGGGGGCGGCAGTGCCCAAGCTGATACCCGTCAACCCCGCCGCGACGGCGCACCCTCCCACCGCCCGGCAGATCCGGGCGCAGGAGTCGAGATATCCGACCCTGGACGACGGTCAGACGACCCGGTTCCTGGGGACGGTGTGGGAGCCGTGCGGCAACCGGGCCTGTGACGGAGGTCTGACCCACCACTGTCTGCGGGACGCCCCGCTGTGGACCGTGTACGCCGCTACCGGCGTGCGCCGCAGTGAGGCGCTCGGCATGAAGTGGTCCCTCATCAACTGGGACGCTGGGTCCATCGAACTCGGTTGGGTCGTGGTCGAGGAGGGCAACACCTACCGGCTGCGCAAGCTCACCAAGGACGGCGACGACAACGCCGTCATCTACGTGGACCAGTCCGTGATG is a genomic window of Streptomyces sp. WP-1 containing:
- a CDS encoding aldo/keto reductase, whose protein sequence is MTAALCLGTYRVRAVSRAARTALAAGSPWVDTAPNYARGRAHEKLRPVLGEYPTVRVATKSGFFTEEQGRAALAEGVLAREEAAGRHSLERGFVRWQTERSLAALGRVDLVFVHNPEHHGHGLDRAALHGRVRQAFTALEEFAHAGRIGGYGVATWSGLASGALSVPELLTLARQAAGSAEHHFTGLQMPVSLIMDAPITQALNGGGPLVQAKDAGLITFGSAPLHGGELLDAMTPELVNLIRPGLSAAAAALLSVGSCPGLDVVLTSTSTREHWDDVAKALAAPLTAQELRRVTDELAGE
- a CDS encoding recombinase family protein; the protein is MPKKITPAEQVERHDCPKCQAPAGSPCRTGAGKVAASYHTGRFALVPALKAELTVKTPADRQPGKAWTQGAPVAQAPEGKPGAAIRLGYARCSTVGQELQSQLDALAGAQCTRVFSEKISTRVKERPELEKALTLAREIRQAAPGQAVILTVVEMKRLARNAAELMSLSATLQADGIQLELLSGPLTGVYDPNGAGAIVFAVLAVSAEVEREGIREKTLEGLDAAARKGNHGGRPTVVDDDKLAAARARHAKGESVTAIAKALGISRATLYRHIGESA